The Litchfieldia alkalitelluris genome has a window encoding:
- a CDS encoding ABC transporter permease, with product MRTTIVSLLAVLLGLLAGALLMLFIGSNPIEGYSYLLQGGLKNIERIGNTLATATPIIFTGLSVAFAFRTGLFNIGASGQMLIGGLVATGIGLTLDLPKGILLLVMVLGGLLGGALWAFIPGLLKARFNVHEVVSTIMMNWIAYWTVYYVVPGYFKGEFLETESRKLPESASLKVPFLSELFAGSYVNLGLFIAVIAVIIVAFIINKTTLGYELKAVGFNRYAAEYAGMQVNRNIILSMLISGGLAGLGGVALYTGNANTIQIGILPTQGFDGIAVALLGANSPIGVFFAAVFFGLLYSGTGFMNAMTEIPPEIANTIIAIIIYFAATSVLIERLIAKGKKKRSKEDTTGPVVKKGEL from the coding sequence ATGAGAACGACAATCGTATCATTGTTAGCCGTCCTCTTAGGGTTATTAGCTGGGGCATTATTAATGCTCTTCATAGGAAGTAACCCTATAGAAGGGTATTCTTATCTATTGCAGGGTGGCTTAAAAAATATTGAACGAATTGGTAATACATTGGCAACTGCTACTCCAATTATTTTTACAGGGTTATCGGTCGCATTTGCCTTCAGAACAGGACTTTTCAATATCGGTGCATCAGGTCAAATGCTTATTGGTGGTCTGGTTGCGACAGGAATTGGTTTAACTCTTGATCTTCCTAAGGGAATATTACTTTTAGTTATGGTTTTAGGTGGTCTTTTAGGTGGTGCTTTATGGGCGTTTATTCCTGGTCTATTAAAGGCTAGATTTAATGTTCATGAAGTAGTATCAACAATCATGATGAACTGGATTGCTTATTGGACTGTTTACTATGTTGTACCGGGTTATTTCAAAGGAGAATTTCTTGAAACTGAATCCCGAAAATTACCAGAATCAGCTTCATTGAAAGTTCCTTTTCTTTCCGAACTTTTTGCTGGTTCATATGTAAACTTAGGCTTATTTATTGCTGTAATAGCCGTTATTATTGTAGCTTTTATTATTAATAAGACAACATTGGGTTATGAATTAAAAGCCGTTGGCTTTAATCGATATGCAGCTGAGTATGCTGGAATGCAAGTTAATCGTAACATCATACTTTCGATGCTTATTTCTGGTGGACTAGCTGGTTTAGGTGGTGTCGCCCTATACACTGGTAACGCTAATACCATTCAAATTGGTATTTTACCAACTCAAGGTTTTGATGGAATTGCAGTTGCCTTACTTGGAGCAAATTCACCAATTGGTGTGTTCTTTGCTGCGGTATTCTTTGGATTACTTTATTCAGGTACAGGATTTATGAATGCAATGACTGAGATTCCACCTGAAATAGCAAATACAATTATTGCGATTATTATTTATTTCGCTGCAACAAGTGTGTTAATTGAGCGTTTAATAGCAAAAGGTAAGAAGAAACGATCTAAAGAAGACACTACTGGACCTGTTGTAAAGAAGGGAGAATTATAA
- a CDS encoding ABC transporter permease yields the protein MWTVIEQIFPYAIIFTIPLLITALGGLFSERSGIVNIGLEGLMIIGAFSGALSIYYLQGIMPNNQLALWIGLLVAAIAGILFSLLHAFASINLSANQIISGTAINLIAAALTVFLARNITGSGNIRILSGFKPIDIPILSQIPVIGDLFFTKTYPTTWFILAVLLISTFALYKTKFGLRLRSCGEYPQAAEAAGVNVRRVRYTGVIISGAFSGLGGALIIVTYAGEFTGTVSGLGFLALASLIFGQWKPFGVLGATFFFGFASTIANVSQVIPELSAFPPIILKIFPYVVTLIALVIFSKSSQAPKAAGETFDSGKR from the coding sequence ATGTGGACAGTTATAGAGCAAATTTTTCCATATGCGATTATTTTTACAATTCCTCTTCTTATTACGGCATTAGGAGGTCTATTCAGTGAAAGAAGTGGTATTGTAAATATTGGGTTAGAAGGTTTAATGATTATTGGGGCCTTTTCTGGTGCACTTTCAATTTATTACCTTCAAGGTATAATGCCAAATAATCAATTAGCTCTTTGGATAGGCTTATTAGTAGCAGCTATTGCGGGTATCCTATTCTCTCTATTACATGCATTTGCTAGTATCAATTTAAGTGCAAACCAGATCATTAGTGGAACAGCCATTAACTTAATTGCAGCTGCATTAACAGTGTTCTTAGCAAGAAATATTACGGGTAGTGGGAATATTAGGATTCTAAGTGGGTTTAAACCAATCGACATCCCGATACTTTCCCAAATACCAGTTATTGGAGATTTGTTTTTTACTAAAACATATCCTACAACTTGGTTTATCCTTGCGGTACTTTTAATAAGTACATTTGCATTGTATAAGACTAAATTTGGACTGCGCTTAAGATCTTGTGGAGAATATCCACAGGCTGCTGAAGCTGCAGGAGTAAATGTTAGGAGAGTACGATACACTGGGGTAATTATATCCGGTGCCTTCTCAGGTTTGGGTGGAGCACTTATTATTGTAACGTATGCAGGGGAATTCACTGGTACTGTATCAGGGCTTGGGTTCTTAGCACTTGCATCATTGATTTTTGGTCAGTGGAAACCATTTGGTGTTCTAGGAGCCACATTCTTCTTTGGTTTTGCAAGTACAATTGCTAACGTTTCTCAAGTTATTCCTGAGTTATCAGCGTTTCCTCCGATTATTTTAAAGATTTTTCCTTATGTCGTGACGTTGATTGCCTTAGTTATTTTTTCTAAATCTTCACAAGCACCAAAAGCTGCTGGTGAAACATTTGATTCTGGAAAAAGATAA
- the pgsA gene encoding CDP-diacylglycerol--glycerol-3-phosphate 3-phosphatidyltransferase: protein MNLPNKITVARIFLIPVFIIVMLDLFSLGNVKIGTMTIPIAHLIGAGIFIFASATDWVDGYIARKHNLVTNLGKFLDPLADKLLVSAALIMLVELGLAPAWMVIIIITREFAVTGLRLLIAERGEVSAAKMLGKIKMWAQVVAISALLLHNFPFEYLSIPFDIIALWVAVIFTVVSGWDYFAKNKDVFSGPK, encoded by the coding sequence TTGAACTTACCAAATAAAATTACAGTTGCAAGAATTTTTTTAATCCCAGTTTTTATCATAGTTATGCTGGACTTATTTTCTTTAGGAAATGTGAAAATTGGAACCATGACAATTCCAATCGCACATCTTATTGGAGCGGGTATTTTTATATTTGCTTCGGCTACAGATTGGGTGGATGGTTATATAGCTCGTAAACATAACCTAGTAACAAATCTCGGGAAATTCTTAGATCCTTTAGCAGACAAACTTCTTGTATCTGCGGCCTTGATCATGCTAGTTGAACTTGGCTTAGCACCTGCATGGATGGTTATTATTATTATTACAAGAGAATTTGCTGTAACTGGGTTAAGATTGCTTATTGCTGAACGAGGAGAAGTTTCGGCTGCGAAAATGCTCGGGAAGATTAAAATGTGGGCCCAAGTGGTCGCTATTTCAGCGTTACTTCTTCATAATTTTCCTTTTGAATATTTATCAATCCCATTTGACATTATTGCTCTTTGGGTAGCTGTTATCTTCACAGTGGTATCTGGCTGGGATTATTTTGCGAAAAACAAGGATGTTTTTAGCGGACCAAAATAA
- a CDS encoding DUF3243 domain-containing protein: protein MSVLDNFEQWKDFLGDRLHQAQQEGMNQQIISDLAYQLGEYLSQQVEPKNAQEKVLADLWHVASEQEQHAIANMMVKLVQNEGTGQ from the coding sequence ATGTCTGTTTTAGATAACTTTGAACAATGGAAAGATTTTCTAGGTGATCGTTTGCACCAAGCTCAGCAAGAAGGTATGAATCAGCAAATTATTTCTGATTTAGCGTATCAACTAGGTGAATACTTATCTCAGCAAGTAGAGCCTAAAAATGCTCAGGAAAAAGTCCTTGCCGATCTTTGGCATGTTGCATCTGAACAAGAACAGCATGCAATTGCGAATATGATGGTAAAACTAGTTCAAAATGAAGGAACTGGTCAGTAA
- the yfmH gene encoding EF-P 5-aminopentanol modification-associated protein YfmH, giving the protein MEKIQLEQLQEELFHEKLPNGLEVYILPKSGFNKTYATFTTKYGSIDNQFIPLGKNELVTVPDGIAHFLEHKLFEKEDKDVFQDFSKQGAAANAFTSFTRTAYLFSSTSNVQENLETLIDFVQSPYFTEKTVEKEKGIIGQEINMYDDNPDWRLYFGVIQNMFHNHPVKIDIAGTVESISKITKDLLYESYETFYHPSNMLLFIIGPVDPEGILYFIRTNQEKKEFSEQSEIQREFDPEPEEVAEKKQVLKMNVQSSKCLVGVKAKSPSRSGEALLKHELSLNLILDVLFGKSSKVYEELYNDGLIDETFSYDYTEESGFGFVILGGDTPNPDELSARIKETLLNVNNSQINNEQLERVKKKKIGAFLRSINSPEFIANQFTRYAFNDMNLFDVVPTLEKLTLEDIQNVANESFEEKYITECHVVPKK; this is encoded by the coding sequence ATGGAGAAAATTCAACTTGAACAGTTACAGGAAGAATTATTTCATGAAAAATTACCAAACGGACTTGAAGTTTATATTTTACCTAAATCCGGATTTAATAAGACATATGCCACCTTCACAACAAAATATGGATCTATTGACAATCAATTTATTCCTTTAGGTAAGAATGAACTCGTAACAGTCCCAGATGGAATTGCACATTTTCTCGAGCATAAATTATTTGAGAAAGAAGATAAAGATGTTTTTCAGGATTTTAGCAAACAAGGTGCTGCTGCCAATGCATTTACATCCTTTACAAGAACAGCATATTTATTTTCAAGCACATCAAACGTTCAAGAAAATTTAGAAACGTTGATTGATTTTGTTCAAAGTCCTTATTTTACAGAAAAGACTGTTGAAAAAGAAAAGGGTATCATCGGTCAGGAAATTAACATGTATGATGATAATCCAGATTGGCGCCTTTACTTTGGAGTCATTCAAAATATGTTCCATAATCATCCCGTAAAAATTGATATAGCAGGTACAGTAGAATCTATTTCAAAAATCACAAAAGATTTACTTTACGAAAGTTATGAAACCTTTTATCATCCAAGTAATATGCTTCTTTTTATTATTGGACCTGTTGATCCGGAGGGTATACTATACTTTATTCGCACTAATCAGGAAAAGAAAGAATTTAGTGAACAGTCTGAAATCCAAAGGGAATTTGATCCTGAACCAGAAGAAGTAGCAGAAAAGAAACAAGTACTTAAAATGAATGTCCAATCCTCCAAGTGTCTTGTTGGGGTTAAGGCAAAAAGCCCAAGCCGATCTGGTGAGGCGTTATTGAAACATGAGCTCTCTTTAAATTTGATACTGGATGTATTATTTGGGAAAAGTTCTAAGGTATATGAAGAACTTTATAACGATGGTTTAATTGATGAGACATTCTCTTATGACTATACTGAGGAATCTGGATTTGGTTTTGTTATTCTCGGAGGCGACACACCTAATCCAGATGAGCTTTCAGCAAGGATAAAAGAAACCTTGTTAAACGTCAATAATTCTCAAATAAATAATGAGCAGTTAGAGCGAGTAAAAAAGAAGAAAATAGGGGCGTTTCTACGTTCAATAAACTCACCTGAGTTTATTGCTAACCAATTTACTAGGTATGCTTTTAATGATATGAATCTTTTTGATGTTGTCCCTACACTTGAAAAATTAACATTAGAAGACATTCAAAATGTTGCCAATGAGTCTTTTGAAGAAAAATATATTACAGAATGCCATGTAGTTCCGAAAAAATAA
- a CDS encoding helix-turn-helix domain-containing protein → MTDLGKRLKERREEKKLSLDDLQRITKIQKRYLVGIEEGNYSAMPGKFYVRAFIKQYAEAVGLNHEELFEEFSNEIPSTPPEQLPEQLSRVRSKRQISTRGSKILDMVPVLLLAVFILGSLFTIWWWLQKSDITNNDSDPTVEERENSQYQETTEIPDEPVDEQESNNDIEEETPAVEKEEEVEEAPSFELNLTETSGNTSTFDLENTSEFTVDIAVSDGGETWLDITNQKGNQFAYEMMRDGATKTFDFKDESQIIFNVGNTIDTKILINGEEFEYPINPSEIVKQFIIINFSPEEE, encoded by the coding sequence TTGACAGATCTAGGGAAGCGTCTAAAAGAACGAAGAGAAGAGAAAAAGCTCAGTCTAGACGATTTACAACGAATTACTAAAATACAAAAACGGTATTTGGTTGGAATTGAAGAGGGTAATTATTCAGCTATGCCCGGGAAGTTTTACGTTCGTGCTTTTATTAAGCAGTATGCTGAAGCAGTAGGCCTTAATCATGAAGAACTTTTTGAAGAATTTTCAAATGAGATACCAAGTACTCCTCCTGAACAACTTCCTGAGCAACTTTCTAGGGTTCGGAGCAAGCGCCAAATATCTACTCGAGGATCAAAGATTTTAGATATGGTTCCAGTATTATTATTAGCTGTGTTTATTCTAGGAAGTTTATTCACAATTTGGTGGTGGTTGCAAAAGAGTGATATTACTAATAATGATTCAGATCCTACTGTAGAAGAAAGAGAAAATTCACAATATCAAGAAACCACAGAGATACCGGACGAACCAGTAGACGAGCAAGAAAGTAATAACGATATTGAAGAAGAAACACCTGCTGTAGAAAAGGAAGAGGAAGTGGAAGAGGCTCCTAGCTTTGAACTTAACCTCACAGAAACCTCAGGGAATACTAGCACATTTGATCTTGAAAATACATCGGAATTTACAGTTGATATAGCTGTTAGTGATGGTGGGGAAACATGGTTAGATATAACCAACCAAAAAGGTAACCAGTTTGCTTATGAAATGATGCGAGATGGTGCAACAAAAACCTTTGATTTTAAGGATGAATCTCAAATTATCTTTAATGTAGGTAACACGATAGATACAAAAATCTTGATTAATGGTGAGGAATTTGAATACCCGATTAATCCAAGTGAGATAGTAAAACAATTTATTATCATTAATTTTAGTCCAGAAGAAGAATAG
- a CDS encoding DUF3388 domain-containing protein, whose product MEKKEWYLEYEIHKNRPGLLGDISSLLGMLSINIVTINGVDDRRRGLLLLCDNNEQIERLESILHTMDNITVTKIREPKVRDRLAVRHGRYIQRDADDKKTFRFVRDELGLLVDFMAEIYKQEGHKLIGIRGMPRVGKTESVVAASVCANKRWLFVSSTLLKQTIRSQLIEDEYNENNLFIIDGIVSTKRATEKHWQLVREIMRLPAVKVVEHPDIFVRDTEYTLDDFDYIIELRNSPDEEITYELVDEQQLFSGSDFSGFDF is encoded by the coding sequence ATGGAGAAGAAAGAATGGTATTTGGAATATGAAATACATAAAAACCGTCCAGGATTGCTTGGTGATATCTCTTCCTTACTGGGGATGTTGTCAATCAACATTGTCACGATAAATGGAGTCGATGACCGAAGACGGGGCTTGTTGCTTCTTTGTGATAATAATGAACAAATTGAAAGACTTGAATCAATTTTACATACAATGGATAACATAACTGTTACAAAGATTAGGGAGCCTAAAGTAAGAGATCGTCTCGCTGTTCGTCATGGTCGTTATATTCAAAGAGATGCGGATGATAAAAAGACATTTAGGTTTGTACGTGATGAATTGGGGCTATTAGTTGATTTTATGGCTGAAATTTACAAGCAAGAGGGTCATAAATTAATTGGTATTCGTGGAATGCCGAGGGTTGGGAAAACTGAGTCCGTTGTAGCTGCGAGTGTATGTGCTAATAAGCGATGGCTTTTTGTTTCTTCAACACTTTTAAAACAAACCATTCGAAGTCAATTAATTGAAGATGAGTATAATGAAAACAACTTGTTTATTATTGATGGTATTGTTTCCACAAAACGCGCTACAGAGAAGCACTGGCAACTTGTTAGGGAAATTATGAGGTTACCAGCTGTTAAAGTAGTTGAACATCCAGATATTTTTGTCAGGGATACAGAATACACCTTAGATGATTTTGATTATATTATCGAGTTAAGGAATTCCCCTGATGAAGAAATAACATATGAACTAGTTGATGAACAACAGCTTTTTTCAGGATCTGATTTTTCAGGATTTGATTTTTAA
- the yfmF gene encoding EF-P 5-aminopentanol modification-associated protein YfmF has product MKLITESVQKIDGISLHTIDTDKYKTNTIVLKLKAPLDEQTLTERALLPYVLQSETKSHPTTTELRGYLDELYGATLNVDLMKKGEYHVISIRMEIANENFLKDKTPLLTKALTLLSEMVLNPILENGSFKETTIENEKRSLRQRIQAVYDDKMRYSNLRLVQEMCKNEPYALHVNGRVEDLEKVTSASLFNYYQKVIEEDQIDLYVIGKFNEKEVKETVSNQFKVKNRDPKMVKLNHQNVSKVNEVIEEQDVKQGKLNMGFRTNITYTDSDYHALQVFNGIYGGFSHSKLFINVREKESLAYYAASRVESHKGLLMVMSGIEFNNYEKAVSIIKQQMEAMKNGDFSDQEMSQTKAVIKNQLLETIDTPQGIVEVLYHNVVADKSRDLSEWLQGIDDVSKEDVVKAANKIDLDTIYFLTGMGVNK; this is encoded by the coding sequence ATGAAGCTTATAACTGAGTCTGTTCAAAAGATTGATGGTATTTCTCTTCATACAATCGATACTGATAAATATAAAACAAATACAATTGTATTAAAGTTAAAGGCCCCACTGGATGAACAAACATTAACTGAACGTGCTTTATTGCCATATGTTTTACAAAGTGAGACAAAAAGTCACCCAACAACAACAGAGTTGCGAGGATATCTAGACGAGTTATATGGTGCGACATTGAATGTGGATTTAATGAAAAAAGGTGAATATCACGTCATTTCTATTCGGATGGAAATAGCAAACGAAAACTTTTTAAAAGATAAGACACCTTTGTTAACTAAAGCTCTTACACTCCTTTCGGAAATGGTTTTGAATCCTATTCTAGAAAATGGGTCTTTTAAAGAAACGACTATTGAAAATGAAAAGAGAAGTTTAAGGCAACGTATTCAAGCAGTGTATGATGATAAAATGAGATATTCAAATTTACGTCTTGTGCAGGAAATGTGTAAGAATGAACCGTACGCACTTCATGTAAATGGACGTGTTGAAGATTTAGAAAAAGTCACTTCTGCTTCTCTTTTTAACTATTATCAAAAAGTGATTGAGGAAGATCAAATTGATTTATACGTAATTGGAAAGTTTAATGAGAAAGAAGTAAAAGAGACTGTATCCAATCAGTTCAAGGTTAAAAACAGGGACCCTAAAATGGTCAAATTAAATCACCAGAATGTAAGTAAGGTTAATGAAGTGATAGAAGAGCAGGATGTTAAACAAGGAAAGCTAAATATGGGTTTTAGAACCAATATAACTTATACTGATTCTGACTATCACGCGTTGCAAGTTTTTAATGGAATTTACGGAGGATTTTCTCATTCAAAGTTATTTATAAATGTGCGTGAGAAAGAAAGTTTAGCATACTATGCGGCATCAAGGGTTGAAAGCCACAAAGGTTTATTAATGGTTATGTCAGGAATTGAATTTAATAATTACGAAAAAGCGGTATCGATTATTAAACAGCAAATGGAGGCAATGAAAAACGGAGATTTCTCTGACCAGGAAATGTCTCAAACAAAAGCAGTTATCAAAAATCAACTTCTTGAAACAATTGATACACCACAAGGTATAGTTGAAGTACTGTATCATAATGTCGTTGCTGACAAGAGCAGAGATTTATCTGAATGGTTACAAGGGATTGATGATGTGTCAAAAGAAGATGTGGTAAAAGCCGCAAATAAAATCGACCTTGATACCATCTATTTCTTAACAGGGATGGGGGTTAATAAGTAA
- the recA gene encoding recombinase RecA: MSDRQAALEMALKQIEKQFGKGSIMKLGEQTDRKISTSPSGSLALDVCLGVGGYPRGRIVEIYGPESSGKTTVALHAIAEVQQNGGQAAFIDAEHALDPVYAQKLGVNIDELLLSQPDTGEQALEIAEALVRSGAVDILVIDSVAALVPKAEIEGEMGDSHVGLQARLMSQALRKLSGAINKSKTIAIFINQIREKVGVMFGNPETTPGGRALKFYSSVRLEVRRAEQLKQGNDIVGNKTKIKVVKNKVAPPFKVAEVDIMYGEGISREGETIDMGSDLDIVQKSGSWYSYNEERLGQGRENAKQFLKENPSIRKEIQEKIRRHYGLDQDIAEPVDEGQDELNLLD; this comes from the coding sequence GTGAGTGATCGTCAAGCCGCCTTAGAAATGGCTTTAAAACAAATAGAAAAACAATTTGGTAAAGGTTCAATTATGAAACTTGGAGAACAAACTGACCGTAAAATTTCTACATCTCCAAGTGGATCATTAGCTCTAGATGTTTGTCTTGGAGTAGGTGGGTATCCGAGAGGACGTATCGTTGAAATCTATGGACCTGAGAGTTCTGGTAAAACAACTGTTGCACTTCATGCAATCGCTGAAGTACAACAAAATGGTGGACAAGCAGCATTTATTGATGCTGAGCACGCACTTGACCCAGTCTATGCACAAAAGCTTGGAGTAAATATTGATGAATTACTTCTATCTCAACCTGATACTGGTGAACAAGCATTAGAAATTGCTGAAGCTTTAGTTCGAAGTGGTGCGGTTGACATACTTGTAATTGACTCAGTTGCAGCATTAGTTCCAAAAGCGGAAATCGAAGGCGAGATGGGTGATTCCCACGTAGGATTACAAGCTCGTTTAATGTCACAAGCGCTTCGTAAATTATCAGGTGCGATTAACAAGTCTAAAACAATCGCAATTTTCATCAACCAAATTCGTGAAAAAGTTGGTGTTATGTTCGGAAATCCTGAGACAACTCCCGGTGGTCGTGCCTTAAAGTTCTATTCGTCTGTTCGTTTAGAAGTCCGTCGTGCAGAGCAATTAAAACAAGGCAATGATATTGTGGGGAATAAAACCAAAATTAAGGTTGTGAAAAATAAGGTAGCACCTCCTTTTAAAGTTGCCGAGGTGGATATCATGTACGGAGAAGGTATTTCTAGAGAAGGTGAAACCATCGATATGGGTTCAGATTTAGATATCGTTCAAAAAAGTGGTTCATGGTACTCCTACAATGAGGAACGATTAGGACAAGGCCGTGAAAATGCGAAGCAATTTTTAAAAGAAAACCCTAGCATAAGAAAAGAAATACAAGAAAAAATTCGTAGGCATTACGGTTTGGATCAGGATATTGCTGAGCCTGTAGATGAAGGGCAAGATGAGTTGAATTTATTAGATTAA
- a CDS encoding competence/damage-inducible protein A, with product MNAEIIAVGSELLLGQIVNSNAQFLSKQLAEIGVNVYYHTVVGDNPHRLTEVIKVAQSRSNLIVFTGGLGPTKDDLTKETIAKLLNRKLVSDSYALESIEQYFARVNRMMTENNKKQALVLEGSTILQNDHGMAPGMALEIEEITYMLFPGPPKELNPMFLSYGKSFLLNQLGFVEQIESRVLRFFGIGESQLETDLVDLIDQQTNPTIAPLAADGEVTLRLTAKHQSSEQSKKLLDDIEAKITERVGPYLYGYGNSSLVVEAISKLKENDLKVASAESLTGGLFSEMLTNEAGASKVFSGTVVCYSNEVKRNVLQVNQDILLKEGSVSESCAKALAENVQRLMGADIGISFTGVAGPEELEGKSVGTVYIGLAIKNKPTKVISLKLAGTRSGIRTRAVKYGFFQILKELG from the coding sequence ATGAATGCTGAAATCATTGCTGTTGGGTCAGAGTTATTGCTCGGCCAAATTGTTAATAGTAATGCTCAATTTCTTTCAAAGCAGCTTGCTGAGATTGGGGTAAACGTATATTATCACACAGTTGTAGGTGATAACCCACATCGACTTACTGAGGTTATTAAGGTTGCCCAGAGTAGATCAAATTTAATTGTCTTTACAGGTGGACTTGGTCCAACAAAGGATGATTTAACGAAAGAAACAATCGCTAAACTTCTTAACCGAAAGCTAGTGAGTGACTCATACGCACTAGAAAGTATTGAGCAATATTTTGCTCGAGTCAATCGTATGATGACTGAAAATAACAAAAAACAAGCATTAGTACTCGAAGGCTCTACCATCTTACAGAATGACCATGGGATGGCCCCAGGAATGGCTTTGGAAATTGAAGAAATCACCTATATGTTATTTCCTGGTCCACCAAAGGAACTAAATCCAATGTTTCTTTCTTATGGGAAGAGCTTTCTTTTGAACCAACTAGGATTTGTAGAACAGATTGAATCTCGTGTACTACGATTCTTTGGGATTGGGGAGTCGCAGCTAGAAACAGATCTTGTGGATTTAATTGACCAGCAAACAAATCCTACTATTGCACCTTTGGCCGCAGATGGTGAGGTTACCTTGAGACTGACGGCAAAACATCAGTCATCTGAGCAATCTAAAAAACTTCTAGATGATATAGAAGCAAAAATCACTGAACGTGTCGGACCATATCTATATGGTTATGGGAACTCGTCTCTTGTTGTTGAAGCAATATCAAAACTGAAAGAGAATGATTTAAAAGTTGCAAGTGCAGAAAGTTTAACAGGTGGTTTATTTTCGGAGATGCTTACGAATGAAGCTGGAGCATCTAAAGTGTTCAGTGGTACAGTTGTTTGTTATTCAAACGAAGTAAAAAGAAATGTGTTGCAAGTAAACCAAGACATTTTGTTAAAAGAAGGCTCTGTAAGTGAATCTTGTGCAAAAGCCCTAGCAGAAAACGTACAGCGATTAATGGGGGCAGACATTGGAATTAGCTTTACAGGTGTGGCGGGACCTGAGGAGCTAGAAGGTAAGTCTGTTGGCACTGTATATATTGGATTGGCTATTAAAAATAAACCGACTAAAGTTATTTCCTTAAAATTGGCAGGTACCAGGTCGGGAATAAGGACGAGAGCTGTAAAGTATGGCTTTTTTCAAATTTTAAAGGAATTAGGATAG
- the ymfI gene encoding elongation factor P 5-aminopentanone reductase, which yields MGEKYALLTGASGGIGIEIAKTLYEHGFSLYLHYNRNRESLDAFIDEYGSSRVHLIQADLSMSDGVNQLLEQIDHPIESVIYNAGKSYFGLVTDMSDDEIKQMITLHTTSPFLLIKKLLPDMITKKTGNIMMISSIWGITGASCEVLYSMVKGSQNSYVKALAKEVALSGIRVNAIAPGAIETAMLSSFSEDDKTLLKEEIPMGRLGNPTEIADVVSFLISEKSSYITGQVLSVNGGWHC from the coding sequence TTGGGGGAAAAATACGCACTATTAACCGGTGCAAGTGGTGGAATAGGGATAGAAATAGCCAAAACATTATACGAACATGGGTTTTCTTTATATCTGCATTACAATCGTAATAGAGAAAGCCTCGATGCTTTTATTGATGAGTATGGCAGTAGCAGGGTTCACCTTATTCAAGCTGATTTATCAATGTCAGATGGTGTTAATCAGCTTTTGGAACAGATTGACCACCCGATAGAATCCGTAATCTATAATGCCGGTAAGAGCTACTTTGGACTGGTTACAGATATGTCTGATGATGAAATTAAACAGATGATTACACTCCATACAACAAGTCCATTTTTATTAATAAAAAAGCTGTTACCTGACATGATCACTAAGAAAACGGGGAACATTATGATGATTTCTTCTATTTGGGGAATAACTGGGGCTTCTTGTGAGGTCCTCTATTCTATGGTAAAAGGAAGTCAAAATTCATATGTGAAAGCTTTAGCAAAAGAAGTTGCATTAAGTGGTATACGGGTGAATGCAATTGCACCCGGTGCAATCGAAACTGCAATGTTAAGTTCTTTTTCTGAAGATGATAAAACACTATTAAAGGAAGAAATACCGATGGGAAGGTTAGGTAATCCAACTGAGATTGCTGATGTAGTTAGCTTTTTAATTTCCGAGAAATCTTCCTATATAACAGGACAAGTATTATCTGTGAATGGTGGTTGGCATTGTTGA